The Erythrobacter aurantius genome includes a window with the following:
- a CDS encoding FliH/SctL family protein, with amino-acid sequence MASSSDWVSALAEMEPVAGPAAPNWIEALGAGHSFVAGFPARDKPKEPRRPDAQVPAPAPDAPDPVAEAFARGEASGHAAAAAEYRAEQEKQRGLRLNFRALDQAAMDSLASELSNTVIALCEAAIAGFTPDPQSLSQRCHEAARRIGSAAAECALHLHPQDIELLAPETREHWRIVPDPGVERGGLRFEGDEGAISDGPADWRRAIAAAIRG; translated from the coding sequence ATGGCGAGTTCGTCTGATTGGGTGTCGGCGCTTGCCGAAATGGAACCCGTCGCCGGGCCGGCTGCGCCGAACTGGATCGAAGCGTTGGGAGCAGGACACAGCTTCGTTGCCGGATTTCCGGCCAGGGACAAGCCGAAAGAGCCGAGACGGCCCGATGCCCAAGTGCCTGCACCAGCACCCGATGCACCCGATCCTGTGGCGGAAGCCTTCGCCCGAGGCGAGGCGAGCGGACACGCTGCGGCGGCAGCCGAGTATCGCGCGGAGCAGGAGAAGCAGCGCGGCCTGAGGCTGAATTTCAGGGCGCTTGATCAGGCTGCGATGGACAGTCTTGCCTCCGAGTTATCGAACACCGTGATCGCGCTGTGCGAAGCGGCCATTGCCGGGTTCACTCCCGATCCTCAGAGCCTTTCGCAGCGGTGCCATGAAGCGGCGCGGCGCATCGGCAGCGCGGCTGCGGAATGCGCGCTCCATTTGCATCCCCAAGACATCGAATTGCTTGCCCCTGAAACGCGGGAACACTGGCGCATCGTGCCTGACCCTGGCGTTGAACGCGGTGGCCTGCGGTTCGAAGGCGACGAGGGCGCGATCAGCGACGGTCCGGCAGATTGGCGCCGTGCCATTGCCGCGGCGATCCGGGGCTGA
- the fliF gene encoding flagellar basal-body MS-ring/collar protein FliF, with product MAEADANMPVPTGTAVPIGSFPAQGDWRARVADFTAQPAFRRALPALVGVGTVALVAALYLSIAQGPQRTLYASLNDSERAKVVEALERGNISYTIDNGTGAVTVAEDDVYRARMLVASDAGLAAPQGASEMLDAIPLGSSRTLEGERLRLARERELMLTIREIDGIESVRVHLATPERSVFVRQNSAPSASVMVRLVSGRSLSQQQVEAIVNLVSGSVPGMTPDSVRVVDQNGRLLSAEADNTLDALTLQREFEAKLREQLTTLLMPLLGEGNFSSEVQVVLDQAEVTSARESYDQEGVVRSESERSATRLAAGGTGGIPGVTANTPPADAQLVDGAPDPQGQAAGAEGGQPTDSESAVQRNYELGREVAVTSTRAGGLVKLSVAVAVSDAALEAAKPLTAEELENLVSAAVGADPARGDQVQVVVSAFESRELPELAFYEQGWFATALRYATALLAVLLVLLLAVRPLIKRMRDPAAKPDEDASEANSLASGQIRIGIAADIAEDAQAADFPKKIELARQLAATQPDRAVEALQRMLETPQEAKSQ from the coding sequence GTGGCCGAAGCAGATGCAAACATGCCGGTGCCCACGGGCACTGCGGTTCCGATCGGATCGTTCCCGGCGCAGGGTGATTGGCGCGCGCGGGTGGCGGACTTCACAGCACAGCCGGCCTTTCGCCGCGCGCTTCCCGCGCTTGTCGGTGTCGGGACGGTCGCGCTGGTCGCCGCGCTCTACCTCTCGATCGCGCAGGGTCCGCAGCGCACCCTTTATGCGAGCCTGAACGACAGCGAGCGCGCGAAGGTGGTAGAGGCGCTGGAACGCGGCAATATCTCTTACACGATCGACAATGGCACCGGCGCGGTGACCGTGGCGGAAGACGATGTCTATCGCGCGCGGATGCTGGTCGCCAGCGATGCCGGACTTGCCGCTCCCCAAGGCGCGAGCGAGATGCTCGACGCGATCCCGCTGGGTTCCAGCCGCACGCTCGAAGGCGAGCGGTTGCGGCTGGCGCGTGAGCGCGAACTGATGCTAACGATCCGCGAGATCGACGGGATCGAAAGCGTGCGCGTGCATCTGGCGACGCCCGAACGTTCGGTCTTCGTGCGCCAGAACAGCGCGCCCAGCGCCAGCGTGATGGTGCGCCTCGTCAGCGGGCGCAGTCTTAGCCAGCAACAGGTCGAGGCGATCGTGAACCTGGTGTCGGGATCGGTTCCCGGAATGACACCGGATTCGGTCCGCGTGGTCGACCAGAACGGGCGGCTACTGTCGGCGGAAGCGGACAACACGCTCGACGCGCTGACGCTGCAGCGGGAATTCGAGGCCAAGCTGCGCGAACAACTCACAACACTGCTCATGCCGCTGCTGGGGGAAGGCAATTTCTCCAGTGAGGTGCAAGTCGTGCTTGATCAGGCCGAAGTGACATCCGCGCGCGAAAGCTATGATCAGGAAGGCGTCGTCCGCAGCGAAAGCGAGCGTTCCGCCACAAGGCTGGCCGCTGGCGGGACGGGCGGCATACCCGGCGTGACGGCCAATACGCCGCCTGCCGATGCGCAGCTTGTCGATGGTGCTCCCGATCCGCAGGGCCAAGCGGCCGGCGCAGAGGGCGGTCAGCCGACCGACAGCGAAAGCGCGGTGCAGCGCAATTACGAACTGGGCCGCGAAGTCGCCGTGACCAGCACAAGGGCGGGCGGCCTCGTCAAGCTCTCGGTCGCGGTCGCCGTAAGCGATGCCGCGCTCGAAGCGGCGAAGCCGCTGACCGCCGAGGAACTGGAAAACCTTGTCAGCGCCGCAGTTGGCGCGGATCCTGCGCGCGGCGATCAGGTGCAGGTTGTTGTCAGCGCATTCGAAAGCCGTGAACTGCCTGAGTTGGCGTTCTACGAGCAAGGCTGGTTCGCCACCGCTCTGCGCTATGCCACGGCCTTGCTGGCTGTCCTGCTGGTACTGCTTCTGGCGGTCCGCCCGTTGATAAAGCGGATGCGCGATCCCGCGGCCAAGCCTGACGAGGATGCTTCGGAGGCAAATTCACTTGCGTCAGGCCAGATTCGGATCGGCATCGCGGCCGATATTGCCGAGGATGCACAGGCAGCGGACTTCCCCAAGAAGATCGAACTCGCCCGGCAACTTGCCGCAACCCAGCCCGATCGCGCGGTGGAGGCGCTCCAGCGCATGCTTGAAACTCCGCAGGAGGCGAAATCGCAATGA
- the fliE gene encoding flagellar hook-basal body complex protein FliE → MNTISPMRGIHEVMALRHEVLSKSRALQEVRATGDAPEIKGARPAAGFADALTGALQNVSAVQQRSSDMQAAYERGEVTDIAQVMLARQEAGVAFEATLQVRNKLLSAYQDIMRMGS, encoded by the coding sequence ATGAACACGATCAGTCCGATGCGCGGCATTCACGAAGTGATGGCGCTGCGCCACGAAGTGCTCTCCAAGAGCAGGGCGCTGCAGGAAGTGCGCGCCACCGGGGATGCGCCTGAAATCAAGGGCGCTCGTCCGGCGGCTGGCTTTGCCGATGCGCTTACCGGCGCGCTGCAGAATGTCAGCGCGGTCCAGCAAAGGTCTTCCGACATGCAGGCCGCCTATGAACGCGGCGAGGTGACCGACATCGCGCAGGTGATGCTGGCCCGGCAGGAAGCCGGGGTGGCGTTCGAGGCCACGCTGCAAGTGCGCAACAAATTGCTGTCCGCTTACCAGGACATCATGCGGATGGGGAGCTGA
- a CDS encoding flagellar motor switch protein FliG, protein MTSMDQIEVGDGEEAGSAAPRPLLSRIDRAAVFLMLLSDDEAAALLSRMDPVEVEMIGAAMCELGEIDRAAMTEALEDFVAESTREVLARQDRGAQVRALLERSIGPAKTQSMMLRIEPEPKVRGIEIARWLAPPVLLKLVEEEHPQVIAALLLMLEPEPAAEVLSGLPTSVQPLVVERIARIGPVSQQAIDMIESLLSQKIGASFGISTLTIGGPREAANLINLASGDMRGTVLPAIAQRDGALAERIEEEMFTFEMLFDLDRQAMERLLRDVETENLVDALKGLKEPERAPFFAAMSSRAADGIRDEIDLRGRLARSEVLAAQRKIVEVARALADQGEIIMGADDGEFV, encoded by the coding sequence ATGACGAGCATGGATCAGATCGAAGTTGGCGATGGCGAAGAGGCCGGCTCGGCAGCGCCCAGGCCGTTGCTGAGCCGGATCGACCGCGCGGCGGTGTTCCTGATGTTGCTGAGCGACGATGAAGCCGCAGCCCTGCTTTCGCGGATGGACCCGGTCGAAGTCGAGATGATCGGCGCGGCGATGTGTGAGCTCGGCGAAATCGACCGCGCGGCCATGACCGAGGCGCTGGAGGATTTCGTCGCCGAAAGCACGCGCGAGGTGCTGGCCCGGCAGGATCGCGGTGCTCAGGTGCGCGCCTTGCTTGAACGCTCTATCGGCCCGGCCAAGACACAAAGCATGATGCTGCGGATCGAGCCGGAGCCCAAGGTGCGCGGGATTGAAATTGCCCGCTGGCTGGCTCCGCCGGTGCTGCTCAAGCTGGTGGAGGAAGAACACCCGCAGGTGATCGCCGCGCTGCTGCTGATGCTGGAGCCCGAACCCGCAGCCGAAGTGCTGTCTGGCTTGCCGACCAGTGTTCAGCCGCTGGTGGTCGAACGCATCGCCCGGATCGGGCCGGTTTCCCAGCAGGCAATCGACATGATCGAAAGCCTGTTGTCGCAGAAGATCGGCGCGAGCTTCGGCATCAGCACGCTCACAATCGGCGGCCCGCGCGAGGCGGCGAACCTTATCAACCTGGCCTCAGGGGACATGCGCGGGACCGTTCTGCCCGCGATTGCCCAGCGCGACGGCGCACTGGCCGAACGTATCGAAGAAGAAATGTTCACTTTCGAAATGCTGTTCGATCTCGATCGTCAGGCGATGGAGCGGCTGCTGCGCGATGTTGAAACGGAAAATCTGGTCGATGCGCTCAAGGGGCTCAAGGAGCCCGAACGCGCGCCGTTCTTCGCCGCCATGTCGAGCCGTGCGGCCGATGGCATTCGCGACGAGATCGACCTGCGCGGCCGCCTTGCCCGCAGCGAAGTGCTCGCGGCACAGCGCAAGATCGTCGAGGTCGCGCGTGCATTGGCCGATCAGGGCGAGATCATAATGGGGGCGGACGATGGCGAGTTCGTCTGA